A stretch of Sandaracinaceae bacterium DNA encodes these proteins:
- a CDS encoding HAD-IC family P-type ATPase, with product MRTATLDSYAGTCRHCANPLGGIEGAFCCAGCARVHAILEAEGLGRYYDLRGAAPGLPAPPEQAESAWLAPLEARLEAAAGLTRLEVDVQGVHCAACVWLLEAVFARQPGGKSCVVNPSRGRIRLAVEPSFDLRRWADAVRSVGYAIGPALEGAALAGSARSDALTLRMGLSVALAANAMMVSLALYFGLTEGRLHDVARELAFALGVATVVVGGGVFVKSAWQSLRRGLVHLDLPIAVGIGLATVGSTWSFFGGGDGPLEPGYFDTVAVFVALMLVGRWLQERVVAQNRARLLKSDGTLGLWSRRLERDGPKLVRCTELAPGDTLFLAAGDLVPVDAVLASAASLRLDWIDGESEPRRFEAGAIAPAGAFLASGGGVQATCVTDLAGSPLTGLLRAPLEREASSPLTGRIAGLYVAGVLAAAAGAFALWMMHGTFDEAVRVTTAVLVVTCPCAFGIAAPLAWELAQSHLRRRGLFVRDAGLLRRLPGVRRAVFDKTGTLTTGKPRLVDAAALDALDDEERAVLHGLAARSTHPKSLAVLDALDAPFDPSLVALEAPSCGMQTQRGGHRFRLGAPEWAAPEHRPEADLVFARDGRPIVWLETEEALRPDAQREVAALLADGLEVWILSGDSVARTRAMAARLGLPEERAIGGQRPDDKAEWLRAHAPEETLFVGDGINDGPAAEVALASGTPAIDRPFMPARSDFYFVTAGLAPVRELLLEARRLARVVRGCLAFAVVYNLGAVGLAYAGLVEPWVAAVLMPISSVVTLAGAALAMRAPAGRSRWRS from the coding sequence ATGCGCACCGCCACCCTCGACTCCTACGCCGGCACCTGCCGGCATTGCGCGAACCCCCTCGGCGGGATCGAGGGCGCGTTCTGCTGCGCTGGGTGCGCGCGCGTGCACGCGATCCTGGAGGCCGAAGGGCTCGGCCGATACTACGACCTGCGCGGCGCGGCGCCCGGCTTGCCGGCGCCCCCCGAGCAGGCGGAGTCGGCGTGGCTGGCTCCGCTCGAGGCGCGTCTCGAGGCGGCCGCCGGGCTCACGCGGCTCGAGGTCGACGTGCAGGGGGTGCACTGCGCCGCCTGCGTCTGGTTGCTCGAGGCCGTCTTCGCCCGTCAGCCCGGAGGCAAATCTTGCGTGGTGAACCCCTCGCGGGGACGGATCCGCCTGGCCGTCGAGCCGAGCTTCGATCTCCGCCGGTGGGCGGACGCGGTCCGGTCGGTCGGCTACGCCATCGGTCCCGCGTTGGAGGGGGCTGCGCTCGCGGGCTCCGCGCGGAGCGACGCGCTCACGCTCCGCATGGGTCTCAGCGTGGCGCTCGCCGCGAACGCCATGATGGTCAGCCTCGCGCTCTACTTCGGCCTGACCGAGGGGCGCCTCCACGACGTGGCGCGGGAGCTGGCCTTCGCCCTCGGCGTCGCCACCGTGGTGGTCGGGGGCGGCGTCTTCGTCAAGTCCGCCTGGCAGAGCCTCCGCCGCGGGCTGGTGCACCTCGATCTGCCGATCGCGGTCGGGATCGGGCTGGCCACGGTGGGGTCGACCTGGAGCTTCTTCGGTGGAGGCGACGGCCCTCTCGAACCCGGCTACTTCGACACCGTCGCGGTCTTCGTGGCGCTCATGCTGGTCGGTCGCTGGCTGCAGGAGCGCGTGGTCGCGCAGAACCGAGCGCGTCTGTTGAAGAGCGACGGCACCCTCGGGCTCTGGTCGCGCCGACTGGAGCGGGACGGGCCCAAGCTGGTCCGCTGCACGGAGCTGGCGCCGGGCGACACGCTCTTCCTCGCCGCGGGCGACCTCGTCCCCGTCGACGCGGTGCTCGCCTCGGCCGCCTCGCTCCGGCTCGACTGGATCGACGGGGAGAGCGAGCCGCGTCGCTTCGAGGCTGGCGCCATCGCGCCCGCCGGGGCCTTCCTCGCCTCGGGAGGCGGTGTCCAGGCGACGTGCGTCACCGATCTCGCGGGCTCTCCGCTGACGGGCTTGCTCCGCGCGCCCCTGGAGCGCGAGGCGTCGAGCCCCCTCACCGGTCGGATCGCGGGCCTCTACGTGGCCGGCGTGCTCGCCGCCGCGGCCGGCGCCTTCGCGCTCTGGATGATGCACGGGACGTTCGACGAGGCCGTGCGCGTGACCACCGCCGTCCTGGTGGTGACCTGTCCGTGTGCGTTCGGCATCGCGGCGCCGCTCGCGTGGGAGCTCGCCCAGAGTCACCTCCGCCGCCGCGGGCTCTTCGTGCGCGACGCCGGCTTGCTGCGGCGCCTGCCCGGGGTCCGGCGCGCGGTCTTCGACAAGACCGGGACGCTGACGACCGGCAAGCCGCGCCTCGTGGACGCCGCGGCGCTCGACGCGCTCGACGACGAGGAGAGGGCGGTGCTCCACGGCCTCGCCGCGCGCAGCACGCACCCCAAGAGCCTCGCCGTGCTCGACGCGCTCGATGCGCCCTTCGATCCGTCGCTCGTCGCGCTCGAGGCGCCTTCGTGCGGCATGCAGACGCAGCGCGGCGGACACCGCTTCCGTCTGGGCGCGCCGGAGTGGGCGGCGCCAGAGCACCGACCCGAGGCCGACCTGGTCTTCGCGCGGGACGGCCGCCCGATCGTCTGGTTGGAGACGGAGGAGGCCCTCCGGCCGGACGCGCAGCGCGAGGTCGCCGCGCTCCTCGCCGACGGGCTCGAGGTCTGGATCCTCAGCGGCGACTCCGTGGCTCGGACCCGCGCCATGGCGGCGCGGCTCGGCCTCCCCGAGGAGCGCGCGATCGGCGGCCAGCGCCCCGACGACAAGGCCGAGTGGCTCCGCGCGCACGCGCCCGAGGAGACCCTCTTCGTCGGCGATGGAATCAACGACGGCCCCGCGGCCGAGGTCGCGCTCGCGAGCGGCACCCCCGCCATCGATCGGCCCTTCATGCCGGCGCGGAGCGACTTCTACTTCGTCACCGCGGGCCTCGCGCCGGTGCGGGAGCTGCTGCTGGAGGCGCGGCGCCTCGCGCGGGTCGTGCGCGGCTGCCTCGCGTTCGCCGTCGTCTACAACCTCGGCGCCGTCGGGCTCGCCTACGCGGGGCTCGTCGAGCCCTGGGTGGCCGCCGTGCTCATGCCCATCAGCTCCGTCGTGACCCTCGCGGGCGCGGCGCTCGCGATGCGCGCCCCCGCCGGGAGGTCTCGATGGAGGTCCTGA
- a CDS encoding universal stress protein, protein MPEIRRILVPVDFSEPSENALDYAIELAAKFGADVQAIHAYQLPVYALPDGAMMAGPEFTTKVTAELQKALEELASRKSGVKLETHLLEGIPYKEVVRMTEELDADLVVMGTHGRTGLKHLLLGSVAERVVRSSKVPVITVPSGEG, encoded by the coding sequence ATGCCCGAGATTCGACGGATCCTTGTCCCGGTGGACTTTTCCGAGCCATCCGAGAACGCGCTCGACTATGCGATCGAGCTGGCCGCCAAGTTCGGGGCTGATGTGCAGGCGATTCACGCCTACCAGCTGCCCGTCTATGCGCTCCCGGATGGGGCGATGATGGCCGGCCCCGAGTTCACGACCAAGGTCACCGCGGAGCTCCAGAAGGCGCTCGAGGAGCTGGCGTCGCGCAAGTCGGGGGTGAAGCTCGAGACGCACCTGCTCGAGGGGATCCCCTACAAGGAGGTCGTGCGCATGACGGAAGAGCTCGACGCCGACCTGGTCGTGATGGGCACCCACGGCCGCACCGGGCTGAAGCACCTCCTGCTGGGCAGCGTCGCGGAGCGCGTCGTCCGGAGCAGCAAGGTGCCGGTCATCACGGTTCCTTCGGGAGAGGGCTGA
- the ccoN gene encoding cytochrome-c oxidase, cbb3-type subunit I has protein sequence METRSVTYNDWVARWFTGASIVWGLVGMSVGALVALQLAFWPANLSDGGVPYFTFGRLRPLHTNAVIFAFVGNMIFAGMYHSTQRLLKTRVASDLLAKIHFWGWQAIILSAAITLPLGITQSKEYAELEWPIDIAVALVWVIFAINFFWTLKKRNEKHLYVAIWFYIATIVTITVLYVVNNLAIPAGLSFTSYSVFGGVQDALVQWWYGHNAVAFFLTTPVLGIMYYYLPKAADRPVFSYRLSIIHFWGLVFIYIWAGPHHLLNTALPEWAQTLGMVFSLMLWAPSWGGMLNGLLTLRGAWDRVRRDPVLKFFAAGVTFYGMATFEGPLLSIRSVSSLGHYTDWIIGHVHGGALGWNGFMAAGMFYWMVPRLFGTKLYSRKLADAHFYLGTLGILLYVVSMWVSGVTQGLMWRAETPDGGLLYPSFLETLDAIRPMYWARLTGGTVYLTGFFMLAYNLVMTIRGRKPIETTVEVVVEPEEDEVDWRAIVLSNPVKLVTVVAVLVGAVAFVNELASTLLISAAVFVTILGTIAIQVGSDDGPGWHSVLEGKALLFTVFTTIAVLIGGVAEIVPSVIIGEQDRRDTPMRPYTALELHGRDVYISEGCYNCHSQMIRPFTWEAARYPGGVSTMDDSIWDHPFQWGSKRTGPDLARESSQNRGAVWHYEHMIDPRSTSPGSIMPSYPHLRATRVPFDETQQKLGVMQLLGVPYDNPAVLGGEADARAQAAFIASELAPEVEPNGARGDLPLEESQLVALISYLERLGRNTSEWEGAPEEEGPTPVQVSEIPEDREEVTR, from the coding sequence GTGGAAACTCGCTCCGTCACCTACAACGATTGGGTCGCCCGCTGGTTCACCGGCGCGTCGATCGTGTGGGGGCTGGTCGGCATGAGCGTGGGCGCCCTGGTGGCGCTCCAGCTCGCGTTCTGGCCGGCCAACCTCTCCGACGGGGGCGTGCCGTACTTCACCTTCGGCCGCCTCCGCCCGCTCCACACCAACGCCGTCATCTTCGCGTTCGTCGGCAACATGATCTTCGCCGGCATGTACCACTCCACGCAGCGCCTGCTGAAGACGCGCGTGGCGAGCGATCTGCTGGCCAAGATCCACTTCTGGGGCTGGCAGGCGATCATCCTGTCGGCCGCCATCACCCTCCCGCTCGGCATCACGCAGTCCAAGGAGTACGCGGAGCTCGAGTGGCCGATCGACATCGCGGTCGCGCTCGTCTGGGTGATCTTCGCGATCAACTTCTTCTGGACCCTGAAGAAGCGCAACGAGAAGCACCTCTACGTCGCGATCTGGTTCTACATCGCGACCATCGTCACCATCACCGTGCTCTACGTGGTGAACAACCTCGCCATCCCGGCGGGGCTCTCGTTCACGAGCTACTCGGTGTTCGGCGGCGTGCAGGACGCGCTCGTGCAGTGGTGGTACGGCCACAACGCGGTCGCCTTCTTCCTGACCACCCCCGTCCTCGGCATCATGTACTACTACCTGCCGAAGGCCGCGGACCGCCCGGTCTTCAGCTACCGGCTCTCGATCATCCACTTCTGGGGCCTGGTCTTCATCTACATCTGGGCCGGCCCGCACCACCTGCTCAACACGGCGCTGCCCGAGTGGGCGCAGACGCTGGGCATGGTCTTCAGCCTCATGCTCTGGGCCCCGAGCTGGGGCGGCATGCTGAACGGCCTGTTGACGCTCCGCGGCGCGTGGGATCGCGTGCGCAGGGACCCGGTCCTCAAGTTCTTCGCGGCCGGCGTGACCTTCTACGGCATGGCCACCTTCGAGGGGCCGCTCCTCTCGATCCGCTCGGTCAGCTCGCTCGGCCACTACACCGACTGGATCATCGGCCACGTGCACGGCGGGGCGCTCGGGTGGAACGGCTTCATGGCCGCCGGGATGTTCTACTGGATGGTGCCGCGGCTCTTCGGCACCAAGCTCTACAGCCGCAAGCTCGCCGACGCGCACTTCTACCTCGGGACCCTCGGCATCCTCCTCTATGTCGTCTCGATGTGGGTGAGCGGCGTGACGCAGGGGCTGATGTGGCGCGCGGAGACGCCCGACGGCGGACTGCTCTACCCGAGCTTCCTCGAGACGCTCGACGCCATCCGCCCGATGTACTGGGCGCGCCTCACGGGCGGCACCGTCTACCTCACTGGCTTCTTCATGCTCGCCTACAACCTCGTGATGACGATCCGCGGGCGCAAGCCCATCGAGACGACCGTCGAGGTGGTGGTCGAGCCGGAGGAGGACGAGGTCGACTGGCGAGCGATCGTGCTCAGCAACCCCGTCAAGCTGGTGACCGTCGTCGCGGTGCTCGTCGGCGCCGTCGCCTTCGTGAACGAGCTCGCCTCGACCCTGCTCATCTCCGCGGCCGTGTTCGTGACGATCCTCGGCACCATCGCCATCCAGGTGGGCAGCGATGACGGTCCCGGCTGGCACAGCGTGCTCGAGGGCAAGGCGCTGCTCTTCACCGTGTTCACCACCATCGCGGTGCTCATCGGCGGCGTCGCCGAGATCGTGCCGTCGGTGATCATCGGCGAGCAGGACCGTCGGGACACGCCCATGCGGCCCTACACGGCGCTCGAGCTCCACGGTCGAGACGTGTACATCAGCGAGGGTTGTTACAACTGCCACTCGCAGATGATCCGACCCTTCACGTGGGAGGCGGCGCGCTATCCGGGCGGCGTCTCCACCATGGACGACAGCATCTGGGACCACCCCTTCCAGTGGGGAAGCAAGCGCACTGGCCCCGACCTGGCGCGAGAGAGCAGCCAGAACCGCGGCGCCGTGTGGCACTACGAGCACATGATCGATCCCCGCTCGACGTCGCCGGGCTCGATCATGCCGTCGTACCCACACCTGCGAGCCACGCGCGTCCCGTTCGACGAGACGCAGCAGAAGCTCGGCGTCATGCAGTTGCTGGGCGTGCCCTACGACAACCCGGCCGTGCTCGGCGGGGAGGCCGACGCGCGCGCCCAGGCCGCCTTCATCGCGTCGGAGCTGGCGCCGGAGGTGGAGCCGAACGGCGCGAGGGGTGATCTGCCGCTCGAGGAGAGCCAGCTCGTCGCGCTCATCTCGTACCTCGAGCGCCTCGGGCGGAACACGTCCGAATGGGAAGGCGCGCCGGAGGAGGAGGGGCCGACGCCGGTGCAGGTGAGCGAGATCCCGGAGGATCGCGAGGAGGTGACCCGATGA
- a CDS encoding ATP-binding protein produces the protein MSRILLVEDDLDLAENVHQLLGRIGEVEACTDADAAAEAVRSRRFDLALMDVRLASDLEPRTALDLLPLVREHSPDAEIVLMSGYATLDSALEAVRQGVFAYVPKPFDPRGLLALAERALSQVALRRERKQLSKELGRSEALHRAVFDAVDELIVGLDKSHRIQLWNRAAAAATGWSLEEALDQNACDLLLDASQRGLFDHAVESASRGEGTGAFRVLINTRAGEQRVVQWTARPLSPDGAPPRMVVVAGTDVTERLALERRAADAEAMAAMGRLTSALAHEIRNPINAAKLQLEVLRRSAMKLENGADAIQRRVEVIGGELSRLSHLLDDFMGLARPKHLTLHAVELEDVVNGVAHVQRPTIESAGLSLEVEIGDGLCPSYADEGRLKQAMMHLVTNAIDALQARGSGTIRLAALRDGRVQELRVEDDGPGLDQPEDQVVAPFVTTKKTGTGLGLPFAKKITEMHGGQLLLRPRDGGGTTVRIRLPVIDANGVPEPG, from the coding sequence ATGAGCCGCATCCTCCTGGTCGAGGACGACCTCGACCTCGCCGAGAACGTGCATCAACTCCTCGGCCGAATCGGGGAGGTCGAGGCGTGCACCGACGCGGACGCGGCGGCGGAGGCCGTGCGCTCCCGACGGTTCGACCTCGCGCTGATGGACGTGCGCCTCGCCTCGGACCTGGAGCCGCGCACCGCGCTCGATCTCCTGCCGCTCGTGCGCGAGCACTCGCCCGACGCGGAGATCGTCCTGATGAGCGGCTACGCGACCCTCGACTCCGCGCTCGAGGCGGTGCGACAGGGCGTGTTCGCGTACGTGCCCAAGCCCTTCGATCCGCGCGGCCTGCTCGCCCTCGCGGAGCGCGCGCTCTCCCAGGTCGCGCTGCGTCGCGAGCGCAAGCAGCTGTCGAAGGAGCTGGGGCGCTCGGAGGCGCTCCACCGCGCGGTCTTCGACGCCGTCGACGAGCTCATCGTCGGCCTCGACAAGTCTCACCGGATCCAGCTCTGGAACCGCGCGGCCGCCGCGGCGACGGGATGGAGCCTCGAGGAGGCGCTCGATCAGAACGCGTGCGATCTGCTGCTCGACGCCAGCCAGCGCGGGCTGTTCGACCACGCGGTCGAGAGCGCGAGCCGCGGCGAAGGCACCGGGGCCTTCCGGGTGCTCATCAACACGCGGGCGGGCGAGCAGCGCGTCGTGCAGTGGACCGCCAGGCCCCTCAGCCCCGACGGAGCGCCCCCGAGGATGGTGGTCGTCGCCGGGACGGACGTGACCGAGCGCCTCGCGCTCGAGCGGCGCGCGGCCGACGCCGAGGCGATGGCCGCGATGGGGCGGCTCACGAGCGCGCTGGCGCACGAGATCCGCAACCCCATCAACGCCGCCAAGCTGCAGCTCGAGGTGCTCCGCCGGTCTGCGATGAAGCTCGAGAACGGGGCGGACGCCATCCAGCGACGCGTCGAGGTGATCGGCGGCGAGCTCTCGCGGCTCTCACATCTGCTCGACGACTTCATGGGCCTCGCCCGCCCCAAGCACCTCACCCTGCACGCGGTGGAGCTCGAGGACGTGGTGAACGGGGTCGCGCACGTCCAGCGCCCCACAATCGAGTCCGCGGGGCTGTCCCTCGAGGTCGAGATCGGCGACGGGCTCTGCCCGAGCTACGCCGACGAGGGCAGACTCAAGCAAGCCATGATGCACCTCGTGACCAACGCCATCGACGCGCTGCAGGCGCGCGGCTCCGGCACCATCCGGCTCGCCGCGCTCCGCGACGGCCGGGTGCAAGAGCTCCGCGTCGAGGACGACGGCCCAGGGCTCGATCAGCCCGAGGACCAGGTGGTGGCGCCGTTCGTCACCACCAAGAAGACCGGCACCGGGCTCGGCCTCCCGTTCGCGAAGAAGATCACGGAGATGCACGGAGGGCAGCTGCTGCTGAGGCCGCGCGACGGCGGCGGGACCACGGTGCGCATCCGGCTGCCCGTCATCGACGCGAACGGCGTCCCGGAGCCGGGGTGA
- a CDS encoding CBS domain-containing protein has translation MDLIVGHDNTDFDALAAAVAAQRLHPGAIIGFGRVLTGPVRDFWSLHKDRFPAERVDALPLDEVVRLVVVDVRDRRRLAHVERVLERRDEGARVEVFVYDHHPACEHDVAGDAEIVEPVGAVTTLLVERLRAQEISIDPTEATLFALGIYTDTNALTLGSTTARDARAAAWLLERGAQLSVVNRYLRPRFSDAQRVALSEVLAHTELHEIGGLHVGVAALALETRVEGLADVTSEARRLLGHAALFAVTTTPRGKVEIVGRASQGGVDVGATLRTLGGGGHPGAGSARLKTGEIGDVVARLLAALRERPPRPERVSDVMSSPVETVGPGLTLAELAEMLERRGVSGMPVVRDGALLGVVSRRDVSRAREGGRLELPVTSHMSGNLRTVGPDAPLEEALAAMTEADVGRLPVLRDERLVGIVSRTDVLRALYPE, from the coding sequence ATGGACCTGATCGTCGGTCACGACAACACGGACTTCGACGCGCTCGCGGCCGCGGTGGCGGCGCAGCGGCTCCATCCCGGCGCCATCATCGGGTTCGGTCGGGTGCTCACCGGTCCGGTGCGCGACTTCTGGTCGCTGCACAAGGACCGCTTCCCGGCCGAGCGCGTGGACGCGCTGCCGCTGGACGAGGTCGTGCGCCTCGTGGTGGTGGACGTGCGAGACCGCCGGCGCCTGGCCCACGTGGAGCGGGTGCTCGAGCGGCGCGACGAGGGCGCGCGGGTGGAGGTCTTCGTCTACGACCACCACCCGGCGTGCGAGCACGACGTGGCAGGGGACGCGGAGATCGTCGAGCCGGTCGGCGCGGTCACCACGCTCCTCGTCGAGCGCCTGCGCGCCCAGGAGATCTCGATCGACCCGACGGAGGCGACCCTCTTCGCGCTCGGCATCTACACCGACACCAACGCGCTGACGCTGGGGAGCACGACCGCGCGCGACGCCCGGGCCGCGGCGTGGCTGCTCGAGCGCGGGGCGCAGCTCTCCGTCGTCAACCGCTACCTCCGGCCGCGCTTCAGCGACGCCCAGCGCGTCGCGCTCTCCGAGGTGCTCGCGCACACCGAGCTGCACGAGATCGGCGGTCTGCACGTCGGCGTCGCCGCGCTCGCCCTCGAGACGCGCGTGGAGGGGCTCGCGGACGTCACGAGCGAGGCCCGCCGACTCCTCGGGCACGCGGCGCTCTTCGCGGTCACGACGACCCCGCGCGGCAAGGTCGAGATCGTCGGGAGGGCTTCCCAGGGCGGCGTGGACGTGGGCGCGACGCTCCGGACGCTCGGCGGGGGCGGTCACCCCGGCGCGGGCAGCGCCAGGCTCAAGACCGGCGAGATCGGCGACGTGGTGGCGCGACTGCTCGCGGCGCTCCGCGAGCGACCGCCGCGCCCCGAGCGGGTGTCCGACGTGATGAGCAGCCCGGTCGAGACGGTGGGACCCGGGCTGACCCTGGCCGAGCTCGCCGAGATGCTCGAGCGACGTGGCGTCTCGGGCATGCCGGTCGTACGTGACGGCGCCCTGCTCGGGGTCGTGAGCCGACGCGATGTGTCGCGCGCGCGCGAGGGCGGCCGACTGGAGCTACCCGTGACGAGCCACATGAGCGGCAACCTCCGCACCGTGGGCCCCGACGCGCCGCTCGAAGAGGCGCTGGCCGCGATGACCGAAGCCGACGTCGGCCGCCTCCCCGTCCTTCGAGACGAGCGCCTCGTCGGCATCGTCAGTCGCACCGACGTGCTCCGCGCGCTCTACCCGGAGTGA
- a CDS encoding sulfite exporter TauE/SafE family protein translates to MIAVAVVAGASAGLASIPHCAGMCGPLAAFAGRTRRDAGLYQAGRLAAYVALGTAAGLAGEGVERILPAAWAGALVSFSLAAALLVSAWRLWRRDGETLVQLGTKPPRESWSRRLAARVPFSTGHPGLLGALTGLLPCGTLYAALLLAAGTGDTRAGAVTMFAFGATSALGLAVVGAVAAKVRGLMRRGAEPTFFARVLATCLLVGGILLAMRPISTLARPDAAPCHTEANAR, encoded by the coding sequence GTGATCGCCGTCGCCGTGGTCGCGGGCGCCTCGGCGGGGCTCGCCTCGATCCCGCACTGCGCAGGCATGTGCGGGCCGCTGGCCGCGTTCGCCGGTCGCACGCGGCGCGACGCGGGGCTCTACCAGGCTGGACGCCTCGCCGCCTACGTGGCGCTCGGGACGGCCGCGGGGCTGGCCGGCGAAGGCGTGGAGCGGATCCTCCCCGCCGCGTGGGCCGGCGCCCTGGTCAGCTTCTCGCTCGCCGCGGCCTTGCTCGTCAGCGCGTGGCGCCTCTGGCGTCGAGACGGCGAGACGCTGGTCCAGCTCGGCACGAAGCCGCCCCGTGAGTCGTGGTCGCGGCGGCTGGCGGCGCGCGTCCCGTTCTCCACGGGACACCCGGGGCTGCTCGGGGCGCTCACCGGGCTGCTTCCTTGCGGGACGCTCTACGCGGCGCTGCTGCTCGCGGCGGGTACGGGAGACACCCGCGCCGGCGCGGTGACCATGTTCGCGTTCGGCGCCACGAGCGCCCTCGGCCTCGCGGTGGTCGGCGCGGTCGCGGCCAAGGTGCGTGGGCTGATGCGGCGCGGCGCCGAGCCGACGTTCTTCGCGCGCGTCCTCGCGACCTGCCTGCTCGTGGGCGGCATCCTCCTCGCGATGCGGCCGATCTCCACCCTCGCCAGGCCTGACGCCGCGCCCTGTCACACCGAGGCGAACGCTCGCTGA
- a CDS encoding universal stress protein, protein MPARSILVATDFSAPSRRALEWARLLHARLNAAVMVVHVDTDPFVHTTLRDDAAKWETESERGRRLDWLKSELRTQIDDVFGPDAQAVRTLVVRGETVEQLTDLALERDADLLVVGASGKNAVDRLLLGSTTQELVQRSPIPVLTVH, encoded by the coding sequence TTGCCGGCACGATCGATCCTGGTGGCGACCGACTTCAGCGCGCCCTCACGCCGCGCCCTGGAGTGGGCGCGGCTGCTGCACGCCCGGCTCAACGCGGCGGTCATGGTCGTCCACGTCGACACCGATCCCTTCGTCCACACCACGCTCCGCGACGACGCGGCGAAGTGGGAGACGGAGTCCGAACGCGGCCGGCGCCTCGACTGGCTGAAGAGCGAGCTGCGCACGCAGATCGACGACGTCTTTGGTCCCGATGCGCAGGCGGTCCGCACGCTGGTCGTGCGAGGGGAGACGGTCGAGCAGCTCACCGACCTCGCCCTCGAGCGCGACGCCGATCTGCTGGTGGTCGGCGCGTCCGGGAAGAACGCGGTCGATCGGCTCCTGCTCGGGAGCACGACCCAGGAGCTGGTGCAGCGCAGCCCGATCCCGGTGCTGACGGTGCACTGA
- the ccoS gene encoding cbb3-type cytochrome oxidase assembly protein CcoS, with protein sequence MEVLILTLFVSLVLAGAGALAFVWSIGRGSHEHADRLALLPLRDDPQPSDEDSASSSQPPSLPEDR encoded by the coding sequence ATGGAGGTCCTGATCTTGACGCTCTTCGTGAGCCTCGTGCTCGCCGGCGCGGGCGCCCTCGCCTTCGTGTGGTCGATCGGCCGCGGCTCCCACGAGCACGCCGACCGGCTCGCGCTGCTCCCCCTTCGAGACGACCCCCAACCCTCCGACGAGGACTCCGCCTCGTCCTCCCAACCCCCCTCCCTCCCCGAGGATCGATAG
- a CDS encoding HAMP domain-containing sensor histidine kinase has product MGDLARRDALFEYVGFGDRDVVALTSAGPVLREVFADLVEDFCASLASDPDASAVLGPDERQRFRQRLELSEWLHSLVAGRYDETWLARVENVGRMHVRVQLPQRYMLLAMSRVRAALHSALWNASLPREDARDAHVALDKLCDVELALMLDAYRERDVSRERLAALGQLAASIGHELRTPLATIRTSAYLAREGEGLEHLDKIDRQATLAEKIITDILEMVRDAPPAREPIDLRALLDEACVAAQGECTALEVDLAAAEVHADRVALRQLLVNLIDNAQRSAREHHPDARVMVSARADDTDLVIEVRDGGRGFPRQILEKRFAPLSSTRPDGIGLGLALCARIVERHGGSLHAENPPEGGALVVARIAQAIQEGPR; this is encoded by the coding sequence ATGGGCGACCTCGCCCGACGCGACGCGCTGTTCGAGTACGTGGGCTTCGGAGACCGCGACGTGGTCGCGCTGACCTCTGCGGGCCCCGTGCTGCGCGAGGTCTTCGCCGATCTGGTGGAGGACTTCTGCGCGTCGCTCGCTAGCGACCCCGACGCCAGCGCCGTGCTCGGACCGGACGAGCGGCAGCGCTTTCGCCAGCGCCTCGAGCTGAGCGAGTGGCTCCACTCGCTCGTCGCCGGGCGCTACGACGAGACCTGGCTCGCGCGCGTCGAGAACGTCGGGCGCATGCACGTCCGCGTGCAGCTGCCGCAGCGATACATGCTCCTCGCCATGAGCCGCGTCCGCGCGGCGCTGCACTCCGCGCTGTGGAACGCGAGCCTGCCGCGGGAGGACGCGCGCGACGCGCACGTGGCGCTCGACAAGCTCTGCGACGTGGAGCTGGCGCTGATGCTCGACGCCTACCGCGAGCGCGACGTCTCGCGCGAGCGGCTGGCCGCGCTCGGTCAGCTCGCCGCGTCGATCGGCCACGAGCTGCGCACCCCGCTGGCGACGATCCGCACCTCCGCGTATCTGGCCCGGGAGGGAGAGGGGCTCGAGCACCTCGACAAGATCGATCGGCAGGCCACGCTCGCCGAGAAGATCATCACGGACATCCTCGAGATGGTCCGCGACGCGCCGCCGGCGAGGGAGCCCATCGATCTGCGCGCGCTCCTCGACGAGGCCTGCGTCGCCGCCCAGGGCGAGTGCACCGCGCTCGAGGTCGATCTCGCGGCCGCGGAGGTGCACGCCGACCGCGTGGCGCTGCGCCAGCTGCTCGTCAACTTGATCGACAACGCACAGCGCTCCGCGAGAGAGCACCACCCCGACGCGCGCGTGATGGTGAGCGCGCGCGCGGACGACACGGACCTGGTGATCGAGGTTCGCGACGGCGGGCGCGGGTTCCCGCGACAGATCCTGGAGAAGCGGTTCGCGCCCCTCTCCTCCACGCGCCCCGACGGCATCGGTCTGGGGCTCGCCCTGTGCGCGCGCATCGTCGAGCGCCACGGCGGAAGCTTGCACGCCGAGAACCCGCCCGAGGGCGGCGCGCTGGTCGTCGCGCGGATCGCCCAGGCGATCCAGGAAGGTCCCCGATGA